The following coding sequences lie in one Aquabacterium olei genomic window:
- a CDS encoding TolC family protein: MYRHMVPMTTFALVTATLFSSTTFAQVSPSDSDGQAVHKAVPVAQPLTLSEAIRLALQFSPQIVANQQELAASEGAVIQAGARPNPEVQALLEDTRRDSRTTTVQLSQPIELGGKRSARISVAEAARAQTAVDIEGRRAQIRADVADAFFAAAIAQERVKLAQASVDLSMRGTDAVSKRVQAGKVSAVDETRAKVAHAGVRLELLQAQSELRSARQGLAALLGPASAVRAQTLVWQSGVQPAARNLEASQLSDVPVLRQARLEVDKRQAMVELEEARRVPDVTLTLGAKRDQQVGRNQAVIGLAIPIPVLDTNRGNLLQALRLHDKAEADFQATRIRVETEWVQLTERQRFAQAEVDVLRSEVLPGAESAWQAATTGFELGKFSFLDALDAQRTLLQARAQYLRALNELYRTNANIDRLLGTSGEEQTTSKP, encoded by the coding sequence ATGTACAGGCACATGGTGCCGATGACAACGTTCGCGTTGGTCACGGCCACACTTTTTTCTTCCACCACCTTTGCTCAAGTTAGCCCGTCCGATTCGGATGGGCAGGCCGTGCACAAGGCGGTGCCCGTGGCACAGCCCCTGACGCTGAGCGAAGCCATCAGGCTGGCGCTTCAGTTCAGCCCGCAAATCGTGGCGAATCAGCAGGAACTGGCGGCCAGCGAAGGGGCCGTCATTCAAGCGGGTGCGCGTCCCAACCCTGAAGTCCAGGCACTGCTGGAAGACACGCGGCGAGACAGCCGAACGACCACGGTGCAGTTGAGCCAGCCCATCGAGTTGGGCGGTAAACGTTCAGCGCGGATCTCGGTCGCCGAGGCCGCGCGGGCTCAAACCGCCGTGGACATCGAAGGGCGTCGCGCGCAGATCAGAGCGGATGTGGCCGATGCATTCTTTGCCGCAGCCATCGCTCAGGAACGGGTGAAGTTGGCGCAGGCCTCCGTCGACTTGTCCATGCGTGGCACGGATGCGGTCTCCAAGCGGGTTCAGGCCGGCAAGGTCTCTGCGGTGGACGAGACGCGGGCAAAGGTCGCTCACGCTGGTGTCCGGCTGGAGTTGCTTCAAGCGCAGAGCGAACTTCGATCCGCTCGCCAAGGGCTGGCAGCTCTGCTGGGACCAGCATCTGCCGTTCGTGCTCAGACGCTGGTCTGGCAATCGGGTGTCCAACCAGCCGCTCGCAATCTGGAGGCTTCTCAGTTGTCAGATGTGCCGGTGCTGCGGCAGGCACGCCTGGAGGTCGACAAGCGGCAAGCCATGGTCGAGCTTGAGGAGGCGCGCCGTGTTCCGGACGTGACCCTGACCTTGGGTGCCAAGCGGGATCAGCAGGTCGGACGCAACCAGGCTGTGATCGGCCTGGCCATTCCCATTCCTGTGCTCGATACCAACCGGGGGAACCTGCTTCAGGCCTTGCGCCTGCACGATAAGGCCGAAGCGGACTTCCAGGCAACGCGGATCCGCGTCGAGACCGAGTGGGTGCAATTGACGGAGCGTCAGCGCTTCGCCCAGGCTGAGGTGGACGTCCTGCGCAGCGAGGTACTGCCGGGCGCCGAGAGCGCGTGGCAGGCCGCCACGACCGGCTTCGAGTTGGGCAAGTTCAGCTTCCTCGACGCCCTGGATGCTCAACGGACCTTGCTCCAGGCTCGCGCCCAGTACCTGCGGGCGCTCAATGAGCTGTACCGCACCAACGCCAACATTGATCGCCTGCTGGGGACCAGCGGCGAAGAACAGACGACGTCCAAGCCATGA
- the czcI gene encoding cation efflux protein, CzcI family gives MRRLLCLFLLIWFPLQMSWAAVASYCQHESNPAAQRHFGHHEHNHLDPQHGERPGDKAAKDKSGSDKKASADNDCTVCHMSAASPVSETHTPQVASSREWFGHSIEGYASNIPAGPERPDIRLAV, from the coding sequence ATGCGTCGATTGCTTTGCTTGTTCCTGCTGATTTGGTTTCCGCTCCAGATGTCCTGGGCTGCGGTGGCCAGCTATTGTCAGCATGAAAGCAACCCTGCCGCGCAGCGCCATTTCGGGCACCACGAGCACAACCATCTTGATCCGCAACATGGGGAGCGCCCTGGCGATAAAGCCGCAAAGGACAAGAGCGGTAGCGACAAGAAGGCCAGTGCCGACAACGACTGCACTGTCTGCCACATGAGCGCTGCCTCGCCGGTCAGTGAGACGCACACCCCCCAGGTGGCGTCTAGCAGGGAATGGTTTGGCCACTCGATCGAGGGCTACGCCTCCAACATTCCAGCGGGGCCCGAGCGTCCCGACATACGTCTCGCCGTTTGA
- a CDS encoding DUF2946 family protein: MRRWLILFLVFVLPLQLSWAAAGIACAHETGPAADHFGHHVHQHQDSGKSVEHGKSVADKGQADTDCPYCHVSVPTPVVEFHFFDAPLTSSTALPEPLSWRAWVFEEAPEKPNWRMPS, encoded by the coding sequence ATGCGCCGCTGGCTGATCTTGTTCCTGGTGTTTGTCCTTCCGCTCCAACTCAGTTGGGCGGCGGCTGGCATCGCCTGTGCGCATGAGACCGGCCCTGCCGCCGACCACTTCGGGCATCACGTGCATCAGCACCAGGACAGTGGCAAATCGGTGGAGCACGGAAAGTCAGTTGCCGACAAAGGCCAGGCCGATACAGATTGCCCATACTGCCATGTGAGCGTTCCAACGCCCGTCGTGGAGTTCCATTTCTTTGATGCTCCGCTGACCAGCTCGACCGCCTTGCCCGAACCGCTGTCCTGGCGGGCATGGGTATTCGAAGAGGCGCCCGAGAAGCCCAACTGGCGTATGCCCAGTTGA
- a CDS encoding zf-TFIIB domain-containing protein, giving the protein MQCPACKTVQLAMSHRENVEIDYCPQCRGVWLDRGELDKIIEQSQRDPVSTQAHMDPGISTGRGEHHGRREHGGGHQKSGHGSSHGGSFLRRLFD; this is encoded by the coding sequence ATGCAATGCCCCGCTTGCAAAACCGTTCAACTTGCGATGAGCCATCGCGAGAACGTCGAAATCGATTACTGCCCGCAATGCAGGGGCGTATGGCTGGACCGAGGAGAGTTGGACAAAATCATTGAACAGAGCCAGCGCGACCCCGTGTCGACGCAGGCCCACATGGATCCCGGCATTTCGACAGGACGTGGTGAACACCATGGTCGGCGTGAACATGGCGGCGGCCATCAAAAGTCTGGTCATGGCTCCAGCCATGGAGGCAGTTTTCTGAGGAGACTGTTCGATTGA
- a CDS encoding CusA/CzcA family heavy metal efflux RND transporter, producing MFERIIRFAIEQRWLVLLAVFGMAALGVFSYQKLPIDAVPDITNVQVQINTQTPGYSPLETEQRVTYPLETVMAGLPGLEQTRSLSRYGLSQITVIFKDGTDLYFARQLVNERIQEAKARLPEGVTPAMGPISTGLGEIYMWTVEAKDGAKKPDGTPYTPTDLREIQDWIIKPQLRNVTGVTEINSIGGYAKEYQVAPSPEKLMAHGLTLGDVVNALERNNGNVGAGYIEREGEQYLIRAPGQVRGTQDLGSIIVKQTTDVPIRIRDIAEVGQGKELRTGAATDNGREVVLGTVFMLIGENSRKVSQAVDIKMAEINKSLPAGVHAVTVYDRTVLVDKAIATVKKNLMEGAILVIAILFLFLGNMRAAVITAMVIPLSMLFTFSGMVSQKVSANLMSLGALDFGIIVDGAVVIVENCVRRLAHAQAHHGRELTLRERFHEVFAASQEARRPLLFGQLIIMIVYLPIFALAGVEGKMFHPMAFTVVTALLGAMILSITFIPAAVALFIGKKVSETENVVIRTAKRWYEPMLNTVMGAKPVVLTAAAVLVLVCGVVASRMGSEFVPSLNEGDFAVQALRIPGTSLSQSVAMQTKLESHLKAKFPEIERVFARTGTAEIAADPMPPNISDGYVMLKPVDKWPEPRKTRDELLAAVQEEVAKLPGQNYEFSQPIQLRFNELISGVRSDVAVKLFGDDMDVLNNTANQIAKVLQGIPGSSEVKVEQTTGLPMLTINIDREKATRYGLNIGDIQDTLATAVGGKEAGTLFEGDRRFDIVVRLPEDVRTDLEAVRRLPIALKGGDGEGARFIPLSEVASIDSAPGPNQVSRENGKRRIVISANVRGRDIGTFVGDAQKALEAVKIPTGYWTVWGGQFENLQSATQRLQIVVPVSLLLVFVLLFAMFGNVKDGLLVFTGIPFALTGGILALWLRDIPLSISAAIGFIALSGVAVLNGLVMISFIRNLRDEGRSLDEAIHEGALTRLRPVLMTALVASLGFVPMALATGTGAEVQRPLATVVIGGILSSTMLTLLVLPVLYRIVHRKDEEDAQTTETKPSPDAHEDGAIA from the coding sequence ATGTTTGAACGCATCATCCGATTTGCCATTGAGCAGCGCTGGCTTGTGCTGCTGGCCGTCTTCGGTATGGCCGCCCTGGGCGTCTTCAGCTATCAGAAGCTGCCCATCGATGCCGTGCCGGACATCACCAACGTCCAGGTCCAGATCAACACCCAGACACCTGGCTATTCGCCGCTGGAAACCGAACAGCGTGTGACCTACCCGCTGGAGACAGTGATGGCGGGCCTGCCCGGCCTGGAGCAGACCCGCTCCCTGTCGCGCTACGGCCTGTCCCAGATCACCGTGATCTTCAAGGACGGCACCGACCTGTACTTCGCGCGCCAACTGGTGAACGAGCGGATCCAGGAGGCCAAGGCGCGGCTGCCGGAAGGCGTCACGCCGGCCATGGGCCCCATTTCCACAGGCCTGGGCGAGATCTACATGTGGACTGTCGAAGCCAAGGACGGCGCCAAGAAGCCGGATGGCACGCCCTACACGCCGACTGACCTGCGCGAAATCCAGGATTGGATCATCAAGCCTCAACTGCGCAATGTAACGGGCGTGACCGAGATCAATTCCATCGGCGGCTATGCCAAGGAATACCAGGTCGCGCCCAGCCCTGAGAAGCTCATGGCGCATGGCCTGACGTTGGGTGACGTGGTCAATGCCCTGGAGCGCAACAACGGCAACGTTGGCGCCGGCTACATCGAACGCGAAGGCGAGCAGTACCTGATCCGTGCACCTGGTCAGGTGCGTGGCACCCAGGACCTGGGCAGCATCATCGTCAAGCAGACGACGGATGTACCCATCCGCATCCGCGACATCGCAGAAGTGGGGCAGGGCAAGGAGCTGCGCACGGGCGCCGCCACCGACAACGGCCGAGAGGTCGTCCTGGGCACCGTGTTCATGCTCATTGGCGAGAACAGCCGCAAGGTCTCGCAAGCAGTTGACATCAAGATGGCGGAGATCAACAAGTCCCTGCCAGCTGGTGTTCATGCCGTGACCGTCTACGACCGGACCGTCCTGGTGGACAAGGCGATCGCCACGGTGAAGAAGAACCTGATGGAAGGCGCCATCCTGGTGATCGCCATCCTCTTCCTGTTCCTGGGCAACATGCGTGCCGCGGTGATCACCGCCATGGTGATCCCGCTTTCCATGCTCTTCACCTTCAGCGGTATGGTCAGTCAGAAGGTCAGTGCGAACCTGATGAGTCTGGGCGCGCTGGACTTCGGGATCATCGTCGATGGCGCGGTGGTGATCGTGGAGAACTGCGTGCGCCGCCTGGCGCATGCGCAGGCGCATCACGGGCGAGAGTTGACCTTGCGCGAGCGCTTCCATGAAGTCTTCGCGGCTTCGCAGGAGGCCCGTCGTCCGCTGCTGTTCGGGCAGCTGATCATCATGATCGTCTACCTGCCCATCTTCGCCCTGGCCGGTGTGGAAGGCAAGATGTTCCATCCGATGGCGTTCACCGTGGTGACGGCGTTGTTGGGTGCCATGATCCTGTCCATCACCTTCATCCCCGCTGCCGTGGCGCTGTTCATCGGCAAGAAGGTGTCGGAGACCGAAAACGTAGTGATCCGCACCGCCAAGCGCTGGTATGAGCCCATGCTGAACACGGTGATGGGGGCCAAGCCTGTCGTGCTGACGGCGGCAGCGGTGCTCGTCCTGGTCTGTGGCGTGGTGGCTTCCCGCATGGGCAGCGAGTTCGTGCCAAGCTTGAACGAAGGCGATTTCGCGGTGCAGGCGCTGCGGATTCCCGGCACCAGCCTCAGCCAATCGGTGGCCATGCAGACCAAGCTGGAAAGCCATCTGAAGGCCAAGTTCCCTGAGATCGAACGTGTGTTTGCACGCACCGGTACCGCCGAGATCGCGGCCGACCCGATGCCGCCCAACATCTCGGACGGTTACGTGATGCTCAAGCCGGTGGACAAATGGCCCGAGCCGCGCAAGACGCGCGACGAACTGCTGGCCGCTGTTCAGGAAGAGGTCGCCAAACTGCCGGGGCAGAACTACGAGTTCTCTCAGCCGATCCAGCTGCGCTTCAACGAGCTGATCTCCGGGGTGCGCAGTGACGTCGCGGTCAAGCTGTTCGGTGATGACATGGATGTCCTCAACAACACTGCCAACCAGATCGCGAAGGTGCTGCAAGGCATCCCGGGCTCGTCCGAGGTGAAGGTGGAACAGACCACGGGCCTGCCCATGCTGACCATCAACATCGACCGCGAGAAGGCGACGCGCTATGGCCTGAACATCGGCGACATCCAGGACACGCTGGCCACGGCCGTGGGCGGCAAGGAGGCTGGGACGCTGTTCGAGGGCGACCGCCGTTTCGACATCGTCGTGCGTCTGCCGGAAGATGTCCGCACGGATCTGGAAGCCGTTCGGCGCCTCCCCATCGCCTTGAAGGGCGGAGACGGCGAGGGCGCGCGCTTCATTCCGCTGTCCGAGGTGGCTTCCATCGACTCGGCGCCTGGTCCCAACCAGGTCAGCCGCGAGAACGGCAAGCGCCGCATCGTCATCAGCGCCAACGTGCGTGGCCGTGACATCGGCACCTTCGTCGGGGATGCCCAGAAGGCGCTGGAAGCGGTCAAGATCCCCACGGGCTATTGGACCGTGTGGGGCGGCCAGTTCGAGAACCTGCAGTCCGCCACGCAGCGCCTGCAGATCGTCGTGCCGGTCTCGCTGCTGCTGGTTTTCGTGCTGCTCTTTGCCATGTTCGGCAACGTGAAGGACGGCTTGCTGGTGTTCACCGGGATCCCGTTCGCGCTGACGGGAGGCATCCTGGCCCTGTGGCTGCGGGACATCCCCTTGTCGATCTCGGCGGCCATCGGATTCATCGCACTGTCTGGGGTGGCCGTGCTGAACGGGCTGGTGATGATCTCCTTCATTCGCAACTTGCGTGACGAAGGGCGGTCGCTTGACGAGGCCATCCACGAGGGCGCCTTGACGCGGCTGAGGCCGGTCCTGATGACCGCGTTGGTGGCATCGCTTGGCTTCGTACCGATGGCCCTGGCCACCGGCACGGGCGCGGAGGTTCAAAGGCCGCTGGCGACCGTCGTGATCGGGGGCATCCTGTCCTCGACGATGCTGACTTTGCTGGTGCTGCCTGTGCTTTACCGCATCGTCCATCGAAAGGATGAAGAGGACGCCCAGACCACCGAAACCAAGCCCTCTCCTGACGCACACGAGGATGGAGCGATTGCATGA
- the flgB gene encoding flagellar basal body rod protein FlgB: MIKPISMNLPLPSTPAVPSPRLTPPVVPPTNPSGEQEEDGFKEHAILLRSKRQEILASNIANVDTPHYQAKDLDFRTSLRNAVNNQRSEGTDPSDLRKTAAGHLSQLPQPSGSIFNSTVALVYRVPLQTSLDSNTVDMDVERGQIADNAIRYQLALQAYEDEYKEFRQASMTGGTR, translated from the coding sequence ATGATCAAACCCATCTCCATGAATCTGCCACTGCCCTCCACGCCGGCGGTGCCATCGCCCCGCTTGACGCCTCCAGTGGTTCCACCGACGAATCCTTCTGGGGAACAGGAGGAGGACGGTTTCAAAGAGCACGCGATCCTGCTGCGTTCCAAGAGGCAGGAAATACTGGCTTCCAACATCGCGAACGTCGATACCCCTCACTACCAGGCCAAAGACCTCGATTTCCGGACCAGCCTGCGGAACGCCGTGAACAACCAGCGCTCAGAGGGCACCGATCCCAGTGACCTTCGAAAGACGGCCGCGGGACACTTGTCGCAGTTGCCGCAACCATCAGGAAGCATATTCAACAGCACGGTGGCGCTTGTCTACCGCGTTCCGCTCCAGACCAGCCTGGACAGCAATACCGTGGACATGGACGTCGAACGTGGGCAAATCGCCGACAACGCCATCCGCTATCAGTTGGCCTTGCAGGCCTATGAGGATGAGTACAAGGAATTCCGGCAAGCTTCGATGACGGGAGGGACACGCTGA
- a CDS encoding efflux RND transporter periplasmic adaptor subunit, with product MTRSKSQRQAGRISQKQLIAIIAIVLAGLGVSAFVLTRSPSAPAGEAAEESHGHGHGEAKGHDDAEHHGEKKSESGHDEAKGHDDKEHHEKAEEHGEHDKHEGETAPEKGAAAANAGKHEEGEEEPVSLNAQQIAAAGVEVQAAQPGKILSTVQLSGEIKFNEDRTAHVVPRVGGVVESVSANLGQQVKKGQVLAVISSVLLSEQRSELQAAQKRLTLAQTTYDREKKLFEDKISPQMDLLQATQALREAEIAVNNANQKLKALGASPSAGALNRYELRAPFDAVVVEKHIALGESVKEDANVFTLSDLSTVWATINVPAKDLNLVKVGEKVTVRSSSFEATAKGTVTYVGSLIGEQTRTATARVVLTNPDLSWRPGLFVNVAVTSGETEAPVTVTAGAVQTMEGRQVVFVEVPGGFQAKPVEVGHTDGKRTEVVKGLSAGTRYAATNSFVIKAEIGKASAEHEH from the coding sequence ATGACACGCTCCAAATCACAACGCCAAGCTGGGCGCATCAGCCAAAAGCAACTCATCGCCATCATCGCCATCGTTTTGGCGGGGTTGGGCGTCAGCGCATTTGTGCTGACGCGGTCTCCCAGCGCGCCCGCCGGCGAAGCGGCCGAGGAGAGCCATGGCCACGGTCACGGCGAGGCCAAGGGACACGACGACGCCGAGCACCACGGCGAGAAGAAATCCGAGTCCGGCCACGACGAGGCGAAGGGACACGATGACAAGGAACACCATGAGAAGGCCGAGGAGCATGGGGAGCATGACAAGCATGAAGGCGAAACCGCTCCTGAGAAGGGCGCTGCCGCCGCCAACGCTGGCAAGCACGAGGAAGGCGAGGAAGAGCCTGTCTCTCTGAATGCTCAGCAGATCGCAGCAGCGGGCGTTGAAGTCCAAGCGGCACAACCTGGCAAGATCCTTTCGACGGTGCAACTGTCCGGCGAGATCAAGTTCAACGAGGATCGCACGGCACACGTTGTGCCCCGTGTCGGTGGCGTCGTCGAATCGGTGTCGGCCAACCTCGGGCAGCAGGTCAAAAAGGGCCAGGTCCTCGCGGTCATTTCCAGCGTGTTGCTGTCCGAACAGCGCAGCGAGTTGCAGGCGGCCCAGAAGCGCCTGACCTTGGCGCAAACCACCTACGACCGAGAGAAGAAGCTCTTCGAAGACAAGATCTCGCCGCAGATGGATCTTCTGCAGGCCACCCAGGCCCTGCGCGAAGCCGAGATTGCGGTCAACAACGCCAACCAGAAGCTCAAGGCGTTGGGTGCCTCGCCTTCGGCTGGGGCATTGAATCGCTACGAGCTGCGCGCACCGTTTGATGCGGTCGTGGTCGAGAAGCACATCGCTCTGGGCGAGTCGGTCAAGGAAGACGCCAATGTGTTCACCCTGTCCGACCTGTCCACCGTGTGGGCCACAATCAACGTGCCCGCCAAGGACCTGAACCTCGTGAAGGTGGGCGAGAAGGTTACCGTGCGATCCAGTTCGTTCGAAGCCACGGCCAAGGGCACCGTGACCTACGTTGGATCGCTGATTGGCGAGCAGACGCGCACAGCAACCGCCCGAGTGGTGCTGACCAATCCAGACCTGTCGTGGCGTCCCGGCCTGTTCGTCAATGTCGCCGTGACTTCCGGCGAGACGGAAGCACCCGTGACCGTGACGGCTGGCGCGGTGCAGACCATGGAAGGCCGCCAAGTCGTGTTCGTCGAAGTCCCGGGCGGATTCCAGGCCAAGCCTGTGGAGGTCGGTCACACCGATGGCAAGCGCACGGAAGTCGTCAAGGGCTTGAGCGCCGGTACCCGCTATGCGGCGACGAACAGCTTCGTCATCAAAGCTGAAATCGGCAAGGCTTCGGCCGAGCACGAGCATTGA
- a CDS encoding winged helix-turn-helix domain-containing protein, translated as MFGSGRYSSAHFANMTSVQAKILVVENDIKTGDHYRLGLSEAGFAVDLAKSGIEALKLASLQMFDLLIIDTALKGMTGCELLQALRRQDSLIPVLFLNGRDHHECRVNTLQRGVEDFLKKPFSFSELLCSIRTILRGRTVDASSLPSICIGDLELDLLRRRVHRAGTHIDLTPKEFGLLELLMRRQGEVLPRSLIASQVWDMPFGSDTNVIDVAVRRLRLKIDEGQETKMIFTVRGMGYMLEAPEQ; from the coding sequence ATGTTTGGTTCAGGCCGGTATTCATCGGCACACTTCGCAAACATGACAAGTGTGCAGGCGAAGATATTGGTCGTCGAAAACGACATTAAGACTGGCGATCACTATCGCCTAGGTTTGAGCGAGGCCGGATTCGCCGTCGACCTTGCCAAAAGCGGCATCGAGGCGTTGAAACTGGCATCGCTGCAAATGTTCGATCTCTTGATCATCGACACCGCCCTGAAAGGCATGACAGGCTGTGAACTGCTGCAGGCGCTCCGGCGTCAGGATTCGTTGATTCCCGTGCTTTTCTTGAATGGACGCGACCATCATGAGTGCCGCGTCAACACGCTCCAGCGTGGCGTTGAAGACTTCCTCAAAAAGCCGTTCTCCTTCTCGGAACTCTTGTGCAGCATCAGGACCATCCTGCGTGGACGCACGGTCGACGCCAGCAGCCTCCCTTCGATCTGCATCGGTGATCTGGAGTTGGACCTGTTGCGCCGCCGCGTGCACCGTGCAGGGACCCACATCGATCTGACGCCCAAGGAATTCGGCCTGCTGGAACTTCTGATGCGTCGCCAAGGGGAAGTCCTTCCGCGATCACTGATCGCCTCCCAGGTATGGGACATGCCCTTCGGGAGCGACACCAACGTCATCGATGTGGCCGTGCGTCGCCTGCGACTCAAGATCGATGAAGGGCAAGAGACGAAGATGATTTTCACGGTGCGAGGCATGGGCTACATGCTCGAAGCGCCCGAACAGTGA
- a CDS encoding class I SAM-dependent methyltransferase, whose protein sequence is MSTTGNFYEDKAEEYFSLTFDADTSAPRERFLAKLPRRARILDAGCGSGRDLRAFKRAGHVALGIDSSVAMASLAYAYSGVECMVLRLEDIAFERSFDGIWACASLLHLPRAQLVPVLMRLHQALVFGGTLFLALQEGQGERCIEDGRHYVYYRLSEVLNALGQAGFEASESWLTTSSPLLYGTPHWINVLAIAS, encoded by the coding sequence ATGTCGACCACAGGCAATTTCTACGAGGACAAGGCGGAGGAGTATTTTTCCCTCACCTTCGATGCCGACACGTCCGCACCCAGGGAACGCTTCCTGGCGAAGCTGCCTCGACGAGCACGTATCCTGGATGCGGGTTGCGGTTCAGGCAGGGATCTTCGCGCCTTCAAGCGTGCAGGCCATGTCGCTCTTGGAATCGACTCCTCAGTCGCCATGGCCAGCCTCGCTTATGCCTACTCTGGCGTCGAATGCATGGTGCTTCGTCTCGAAGACATTGCCTTTGAGCGCAGCTTCGATGGCATCTGGGCTTGCGCTTCCCTGCTCCACCTGCCAAGGGCGCAACTCGTTCCAGTACTGATGCGCCTGCACCAAGCACTCGTGTTTGGCGGAACGTTGTTCCTTGCTCTTCAAGAGGGACAAGGAGAACGCTGCATCGAGGATGGGCGACACTATGTGTACTACCGTCTCTCGGAGGTTCTAAACGCCCTAGGTCAGGCTGGTTTCGAAGCAAGCGAATCATGGCTGACAACCAGCTCCCCTCTTCTCTATGGCACGCCACATTGGATCAACGTCCTTGCCATCGCCAGTTGA
- the czcI gene encoding cation efflux protein, CzcI family: MRRLIAIFLLLIVPLQLGYAAAAAYCQHETGSAAGHFGHHAHEHRAQVGADQDNGKGKLSLQLDQDCGLCHLQMPQLLPQHTTVTPTSVETSLYRAPVIAYSSADRRRLERPNWTSSL; encoded by the coding sequence ATGCGCCGCCTGATTGCCATTTTCTTGTTGTTGATTGTGCCGCTGCAGCTTGGATATGCTGCGGCCGCGGCCTATTGCCAGCACGAGACTGGCAGTGCGGCCGGGCATTTCGGGCACCATGCGCATGAACACAGGGCGCAGGTAGGAGCCGATCAAGACAATGGCAAAGGCAAGTTGTCATTGCAGCTTGACCAGGATTGCGGCCTCTGCCATCTCCAGATGCCCCAGCTGCTGCCCCAGCACACCACGGTGACACCGACCTCCGTCGAGACTTCCCTCTACCGTGCACCGGTGATTGCGTATTCCTCGGCCGATCGCCGCCGTCTCGAACGCCCCAATTGGACATCCTCGCTGTAA